A stretch of the Capsicum annuum cultivar UCD-10X-F1 chromosome 10, UCD10Xv1.1, whole genome shotgun sequence genome encodes the following:
- the LOC124887809 gene encoding uncharacterized protein LOC124887809: MYQAVASSSGKIWSFIDEMVECTLVERLMLWDSMEDITHLIQDPWVVARDFNVIVSKEEKLRGLPVTMAETEDFKHCINLLWFGGYRVQGKFLNMWLKDKKCLEVIKDNWDTEEIATLEEVIKEREKQFEENPSGQNRQTLFKAQADLNLTLKREEEFWRQKAGFDWFKHRERNTKFFHEVVKGRRSRLKVFRIQDDRGVWHQEEKRILNVVIKLDMMKAYDRVECLFLIKVLRKMGFSELFIGMVYRLVENIWYSVLINGQLQGININEPSIREIIIKWWNTGDIGVAKAYY; this comes from the exons ATGTATCAAGCTGTAGCAAGCTCATCAGGGAAAATATGGtctttcattgatgagatggtgGAGTGTACTTTG GTGGAGAGATTGATGTTATGGGATTCAATGGAGGACATAACTCATTTAATTCAGGACCCATGGGTAGTAGCAAGAGATTTTAATGTAATTgtaagtaaagaagaaaaacttaGGGGTCTTCCAGTTACTATGGCTGAAACTGAAGATTTTAAGCATTGTATAAACCTTTTGTGGTTTGGAGGATACAGGGTTCAAGGGAA GTTTTTGAATATGTGGTTGAAGGACAAGAAATGCTTGGAAGTGATAAAGGACAACTGGGATACTGAG GAAATTGCAACACTAGAAGAGGTTAtcaaagaaagggagaaacaatTTGAAGAGAATCCATCAGGTCAGAATAGGCAGACTCTCTTTAAAGCTCAAGCTGACCTGAACTTGACACTAAAAAGGGAAGAAGAATTTTGGAGGCAGAAGGCTGGATTCGATTGGTTTAAACACAGGGAAAGAAACACTAAGTTCTTTCATGAAGtggtaaaaggaagaaggagTAGACTGAAAGTTTTTAGGATTCAAGATGATAGAGGGGTCTG GCATCAGGAAGAAAAGAGGATTCTTAATGTGGTCATCAAGCTTGACATGATGAAAGCTTATGATAGAGTAGAATGTCTGTTTCTTATAAAGGTACTAAGAAAGATGGGATTTAGTGAGCTTTTTATAGGCATGGTGTACAGGCTAGTGGAAAATATTTGGTATTCTGTGTTGATAAATGGACAACTACAAG GTATTAACATTAATGAACCAAGCATCAGAGAAATAATCATAAAATGGTGGAATACAGGAGATATTGGAGTAGCTAAAGCTTACTATTAA